One genomic window of Carassius gibelio isolate Cgi1373 ecotype wild population from Czech Republic chromosome A10, carGib1.2-hapl.c, whole genome shotgun sequence includes the following:
- the LOC128021410 gene encoding ras-GEF domain-containing family member 1B-B isoform X2: MPQTTPYSSKFNPSTYSSSHSHRQPVEENYGGLHYRDNKLVSGSLEALIQLLVPTVDYYPDRSYIFTFLLTSRLFLHPFELMSRVCYLCVDHHRVGDPQTDKKRIREIAPKIVQLLTEWTETFPYDFRDERMMRSLKEMTHRLAFGDELSRRAMQRLIQRLLRKLTTLGQYEESLATSSAAAAAMDRPLALKSKQQLVRRDECVLNLCDDPFVFAQQLTHIEMERLSYIGPEEFVRAFAKKRPSDNHKSFFSKRKASNLEAYVEWFNRLTYLIATEICMPVKKKHRARVLEFFIDVAQECFNIGNFNSLMAIITGMNMNPVSRLKKTWNKVNTDKFDILVHQMDPSSNFYSYRTALRGATQRSSTAHTSQEMIVIPFFSLFIKDIYFLNEGCVNRLPNGHINFEKFWELAKQVSEFLSWRQVICPFERDRKTLQYLISAPVFTEDELQLASYESEGPENNLERDTRRSLRSSLSRM; this comes from the exons ATGCCACAGACAACTCCATATTCAAGCAAATTCAACCCTAGCACTTACAGCAGCAGTCATAGTCACCGCCAACCTGTGGAGGAGAACTATGGAGGCCTGCACTACCGTGATAATAAGCTTGTGTCTGGCTCTCTGGAAGCCCTGATACAGCTCTTAGTCCCGACTGTGGACTATTACCCTGAC AGATCGTACATTTTCACCTTCCTGCTAACCTCCCGTCTCTTCCTGCATCCGTTTGAGCTCATGTCTCGTGTCTGTTACCTCTGTGTGGACCATCACAGGGTTGGCGACCCACAGACAGATAAG AAGAGAATACGGGAAATAGCACCGAAAATCGTGCAGTTGCTCACAGAATGGACCGAGACCTTTCCGTATGACTTCAGGGATGAGCGCATGATGCGCAGCCTCAAAGAGATGACCCATCGTCTTGCCTTCGGAGATGAG CTCTCACGGAGGGCCATGCAGAGACTCATTCAGCGCCTCTTACGCAAACTGACCACCCTCGGACAGTACGAAGAGTCTCTGGCGACATCCAGCGCCGCTGCCGCCGCCATGGACAGACCGCTCGCCCTCAAGTCCAAACAGCAGTTAGTACGCAGAGACGAGTGCGTTTTGAACCTATGCGATGACCCTTTTGTCTTCGCCCAACAGCTGACACACATTGAGATG GAGCGACTCAGTTATATTGGCCCTGAAGAATTCGTTCGAGCGTTTGCTAAGAAAAGACCCTCGGACAACCATAAG AGTTTCTTCAGCAAAAGAAAAGCAAGTAACCTGGAGGCTTATGTTGAATGGTTCAACAGACTGACCTACCTGATAGCCACAGAAATTTGCATG CCGGTGAAGAAGAAACACAGAGCAAGAGTGCTGGAGTTCTTTATAGACGTGGCACAGGAATGCTTCAACATTGGCAACTTCAACTCATTAATGGCTATTATTA CTGGAATGAACATGAACCCTGTATCCAGACTCAAGAAAACCTGGAATAAAGTCAACACAGACAAGTTTGACATCCTGGTG CACCAAATGGACCCATCTAGCAACTTCTACAGCTACCGCACTGCATTGCGAGGAGCGACTCAGAGGTCTAGTACAGCACACACAAGCCAAGAAATG ATTGTCATCCCCTTCTTTAGCTTGTTCATAAAGGATATCTACTTCCTGAATGAAGGATGTGTCAATAGATTACCGAACGGCCACATCAATTTTGAG AAATTTTGGGAGTTGGCCAAGCAAGTGAGTGAGTTTCTGTCCTGGAGGCAGGTGATCTGTCCTTTTGAGAGGGACAGGAAAACCCTGCAGTATCTCATCAGCGCACCAGTGTTCACTGAAGATG AGCTCCAGCTCGCCTCATATGAGAGTGAAGGTCCTGAAAACAATCTGGAGCGGGACACCCGCCGTTCACTCAG GTCGTCTCTCAGTAGAATGTGA
- the LOC128021410 gene encoding ras-GEF domain-containing family member 1B-B isoform X1 — MSKMPQTTPYSSKFNPSTYSSSHSHRQPVEENYGGLHYRDNKLVSGSLEALIQLLVPTVDYYPDRSYIFTFLLTSRLFLHPFELMSRVCYLCVDHHRVGDPQTDKKRIREIAPKIVQLLTEWTETFPYDFRDERMMRSLKEMTHRLAFGDELSRRAMQRLIQRLLRKLTTLGQYEESLATSSAAAAAMDRPLALKSKQQLVRRDECVLNLCDDPFVFAQQLTHIEMERLSYIGPEEFVRAFAKKRPSDNHKSFFSKRKASNLEAYVEWFNRLTYLIATEICMPVKKKHRARVLEFFIDVAQECFNIGNFNSLMAIITGMNMNPVSRLKKTWNKVNTDKFDILVHQMDPSSNFYSYRTALRGATQRSSTAHTSQEMIVIPFFSLFIKDIYFLNEGCVNRLPNGHINFEKFWELAKQVSEFLSWRQVICPFERDRKTLQYLISAPVFTEDELQLASYESEGPENNLERDTRRSLRSSLSRM, encoded by the exons at GTCCAAAATGCCACAGACAACTCCATATTCAAGCAAATTCAACCCTAGCACTTACAGCAGCAGTCATAGTCACCGCCAACCTGTGGAGGAGAACTATGGAGGCCTGCACTACCGTGATAATAAGCTTGTGTCTGGCTCTCTGGAAGCCCTGATACAGCTCTTAGTCCCGACTGTGGACTATTACCCTGAC AGATCGTACATTTTCACCTTCCTGCTAACCTCCCGTCTCTTCCTGCATCCGTTTGAGCTCATGTCTCGTGTCTGTTACCTCTGTGTGGACCATCACAGGGTTGGCGACCCACAGACAGATAAG AAGAGAATACGGGAAATAGCACCGAAAATCGTGCAGTTGCTCACAGAATGGACCGAGACCTTTCCGTATGACTTCAGGGATGAGCGCATGATGCGCAGCCTCAAAGAGATGACCCATCGTCTTGCCTTCGGAGATGAG CTCTCACGGAGGGCCATGCAGAGACTCATTCAGCGCCTCTTACGCAAACTGACCACCCTCGGACAGTACGAAGAGTCTCTGGCGACATCCAGCGCCGCTGCCGCCGCCATGGACAGACCGCTCGCCCTCAAGTCCAAACAGCAGTTAGTACGCAGAGACGAGTGCGTTTTGAACCTATGCGATGACCCTTTTGTCTTCGCCCAACAGCTGACACACATTGAGATG GAGCGACTCAGTTATATTGGCCCTGAAGAATTCGTTCGAGCGTTTGCTAAGAAAAGACCCTCGGACAACCATAAG AGTTTCTTCAGCAAAAGAAAAGCAAGTAACCTGGAGGCTTATGTTGAATGGTTCAACAGACTGACCTACCTGATAGCCACAGAAATTTGCATG CCGGTGAAGAAGAAACACAGAGCAAGAGTGCTGGAGTTCTTTATAGACGTGGCACAGGAATGCTTCAACATTGGCAACTTCAACTCATTAATGGCTATTATTA CTGGAATGAACATGAACCCTGTATCCAGACTCAAGAAAACCTGGAATAAAGTCAACACAGACAAGTTTGACATCCTGGTG CACCAAATGGACCCATCTAGCAACTTCTACAGCTACCGCACTGCATTGCGAGGAGCGACTCAGAGGTCTAGTACAGCACACACAAGCCAAGAAATG ATTGTCATCCCCTTCTTTAGCTTGTTCATAAAGGATATCTACTTCCTGAATGAAGGATGTGTCAATAGATTACCGAACGGCCACATCAATTTTGAG AAATTTTGGGAGTTGGCCAAGCAAGTGAGTGAGTTTCTGTCCTGGAGGCAGGTGATCTGTCCTTTTGAGAGGGACAGGAAAACCCTGCAGTATCTCATCAGCGCACCAGTGTTCACTGAAGATG AGCTCCAGCTCGCCTCATATGAGAGTGAAGGTCCTGAAAACAATCTGGAGCGGGACACCCGCCGTTCACTCAG GTCGTCTCTCAGTAGAATGTGA